The proteins below are encoded in one region of Podarcis raffonei isolate rPodRaf1 chromosome 6, rPodRaf1.pri, whole genome shotgun sequence:
- the PFDN4 gene encoding prefoldin subunit 4 isoform X1 — protein sequence MAATMKKAAAEDVNVTFEDQQKINKFARNTSRITELKEEIEDKKKQLQNLQDACDDLMMLDDDSLLIPYQIGDVFISHPQEETEEMLEEAKKNLQEEIGALESRVESIQRVLSDLKVQLYAKFGNNINLEADDN from the exons ATGGCGGCCACCATGAAGAAAGCG gcagcagAAGATGTCAATGTTACCTTTGAGGATCAACAGAAAATTAACAAGTTCGCAAGAAACACCAGCAGAATTACAGAACTGAAAGAAGAAATAGAGGATAAAAAG AAACAGCTTCAGAACTTGCAAGATGCATGTGATGACCTCATGATGCTTGACGACGATTCACTACTGATACCTTATCAAATCGGAGATGTCTTCATTAGCCACCCacaggaagaaacagaagagatGCTGGAGGAAGCAAAG aAAAACCTGCAGGAAGAAATTGGCGCTTTGGAGTCGCGAGTAGAATCCATCCAGAGAGTATTATCAGACCTCAAAGTCCAGCTTTATGCAAAGTTCGGCAACAATATAAATCTTGAGGCAGATGATAATTAA
- the PFDN4 gene encoding prefoldin subunit 4 isoform X2, whose amino-acid sequence MAAEDVNVTFEDQQKINKFARNTSRITELKEEIEDKKKQLQNLQDACDDLMMLDDDSLLIPYQIGDVFISHPQEETEEMLEEAKKNLQEEIGALESRVESIQRVLSDLKVQLYAKFGNNINLEADDN is encoded by the exons ATG gcagcagAAGATGTCAATGTTACCTTTGAGGATCAACAGAAAATTAACAAGTTCGCAAGAAACACCAGCAGAATTACAGAACTGAAAGAAGAAATAGAGGATAAAAAG AAACAGCTTCAGAACTTGCAAGATGCATGTGATGACCTCATGATGCTTGACGACGATTCACTACTGATACCTTATCAAATCGGAGATGTCTTCATTAGCCACCCacaggaagaaacagaagagatGCTGGAGGAAGCAAAG aAAAACCTGCAGGAAGAAATTGGCGCTTTGGAGTCGCGAGTAGAATCCATCCAGAGAGTATTATCAGACCTCAAAGTCCAGCTTTATGCAAAGTTCGGCAACAATATAAATCTTGAGGCAGATGATAATTAA